From a single Pseudophryne corroboree isolate aPseCor3 chromosome 6, aPseCor3.hap2, whole genome shotgun sequence genomic region:
- the RIBC2 gene encoding RIB43A-like with coiled-coils protein 2 — translation MEKLSLSRDLAEAAALQRRKEAERQRQSRVFDACVRTIGLDKQGLDVQVHDKEVQKENENKWNEALDAQMVQNDKIVCLLDERQKEDIRNLNKSINEFRLSFQKEEDRREFDLYDPQALKKDLPARLSDDDPRCSVSGLQRLMGEDLTESERKRDQQEQLREWCLQQRRELAKALEDQKFAGSLYDKMRIELDKKAMELQRMEEKARREICTFTKEFNRVQAEEALERRKLEKQQQEEDNSVEISNLTEGDMLSENPAQATSAFGLHRVVTDRWKGMSPEQLKDINNTQQQQSLEKMRLKEAERQRQAEWDRQKAQEARTMLLLERQQKRQERELRKAQDHINQQLAQASKAQKVYLDKEVFSNTPTAQYFEQFNTTSR, via the exons ATGGAGAAGCTGTCGCTGTCCCGGGACCTGGCCGAGGCCGCCGCCCTGCAGAGGAGGAAGGAAGCCGAACGCCAGAGGCAGAGCCGGGTCTTCGATGCCTGTGTCCGGACAATCGGG ctTGATAAACAGGGCTTGGATGTCCAAGTACATGATAAAGAAGTCCAGAAAGAAAATGAAAATAAATGGAATGAAGCATTGG ATGCACAAATGGTACAAAATGACAAGATCGTTTGCTTACTGGACGAGCGACAGAAGGAGGACATCAGGAACCTGAACAAGTCTATCAATGAGTTCAGACTGAGTTTCCAGAAGGAAGAGGACCGGCGTGAGTTTGATCTGTATGATCCGCAGGCCTTAAAGAAAGACCTCCCGGCGCGTCTGTCTGACGATGACCCCCGCTGCAGCGTTTCTGGGCTCCAGAGGCTGATGGGAGAGGACCTAACCGAAAGCGAGAGAAAGAGAGACCAACAGGAGCAGCTCAGGGAATGGTGTCTGCAGCAGCGGAGGGAATTGGCCAAAGCATTAGAAGACCAGAAGTTTGCAG GCAGTCTGTATGACAAAATGAGAATTGAACTGGACAAGAAAGCCATGGAATTGCAGAGAATGGAGGAAAAGGCCAGACGAGAAATTTGTACTTTCACAAAAGAATTCAACAGAGTTCAG GCTGAAGAAGCCTTAGAAAGAAGAAAGTTAGAGAAGCAGCAGCAAGAGGAGGACAATTCAGTGGAGATCTCCAACCTTACTGAAGGTGACATGCTCTCAGAGAACCCTGCACAAGCCACCAGCGCCTTTGGTCTGCACCGCGTGGTTACCGATCGCTGGAAAGGGATGTCCCCAGAGCAGCTGAAGGACATCAataacacccagcagcagcagtcacTGGAGAAAATG AGACTGAAGGAGGCAGAAAGACAGAGACAGGCAGAGTGGGACCGGCAGAAGGCGCAGGAAGCCCGCACCATGTTACTTCTCGAGAGACAACAGAAACGCCAGGAACGTGAGCTACGCAAAGCTCAGGATCACATCAACCAGCAGCTTGCACAGGCGAGCAAGGCCCA